Sequence from the Clostridium saccharobutylicum DSM 13864 genome:
GCCTTTTGGCCAACAGCAGTTCTTGGATTAAATCCTTCTGTTGTTTTATCCTTTATCTGTCTTACACCATTAATGATTATATTGGGTTTTCTAAAACACATAGCTTCTTGGACATCAAGTTTTTTCAACTCACTAAGACTATGATCTCCAACTATAAGTGTTCCTCCTTTTGTAAATGCAATAACATTCTCTATAGTTTTATCATTATAACCTGATTTAGGATATACAAGCTGCCCTCCAGATATAACAAATCCACCTGGCTCTCCACCAGTTCCTGCATATTCTACTCCATCAGAAGATTTATCAACAAATGATCCTCCATTTATTGCTGCAACTGCATTATGCTCCATAGCCATTTCACTCGTTTTTTGCCCAAGTTTCCCCAAATACTTTGTCATTGCTACTTTAATTTTTAAAGGATTCTTTATTTCTAAAGCATAACCATCATATCTTGTTGTATGTATTTTATATTTTGTTATATCATTACCGACTTTATATTTTACTTGTATTTTACTCAAATCTTCAGTAGTATTTTGTGAAGTTTGTTGTGCACTGGTGGGTACATCATTATTTTCTCCTAACATCTTATTTATAGTGTCTTGCGATAATAAATTTGTCAGCAAATACGAATGCCTAGTTGCAAGTAAAGTTGATACTAAAACTTTTCTAGTATTCTCATATGGTCCAAAAAATAATATAATTGGTGCTGTAACTCCACAAAGAACAAATATATATAATATTTCTAATAATAATATTCCTGGTCTAAACTTCATTTTTTTCTTTTTACGATTTCTTTTTCTTTTCTTTACTCTTAACTCCCTACTCATATATGCCTCCGTCGTTGAATTAAAGATATTCATCTTTATTATATAATAAAATAACTATATGTAAATCACAAAAAAATTACTTTTTACATAATTTATACATTTTTCCATCTTTTATACATTAAAAAAAGCACTAACGGTTATAATTTAAACTGTTATTGCTTCTCTAGGCACACTTAAAAAAATAACAAGTCCATATTGAACTTGTTATTTATTTTAACGTGATTTATTATAAATGATCCTTTTCTTTATGTGGAGGTGCACCTAATTTCTTACCCTTTATAATTCCTAAATCTGAATTTCCTTTAGGATCAATTTTCCTAAGTTCGGCATTTGACTTAGGCCTATCCTTCCATCTATTTTTATTATCATCCATGTATATCACCTCAATAATATGGTGTACACTTAAAATAATTTTATGCACATTAAGAAATCAAAAATATGATACAAAATCAAATAGATATATCTTACCAGCAAACTTAATTCTTCAAATTATTTTTAATCCGACGAAATTCTGTGCTCAATCCACTTCTCACCATTAAGCCTAAAACAATACATTACGCCTCTAATTGCCCAATCAGAGTACATTCCAATCCATACTCCAAGTACACCCACCTTACATACTATTCCAACAAAGTATCCTACCGCTATTCTAAATACCCACATTCCTATAAAAGCCGTCATCATAGTATATCTAGTATCACCTGCTCCTTTAAGTCCTGCAGAAAGTACAAACGAAATTGGCCACACTGTCAATGCTATGCTGTTGGATATTATCAATTTAGAAGTAAGATTTATCACTTGTGAATCTTTTGTATAAAGTGACGCTAACCACCCTGCAATTGGAATAAATAATAATCCCACTGATACTAAACACACAGTTGCAAACTTAACTAAATATATTAATGTACTTTTAGCACCTTTAATATCATTTCTTCCAACATACTGTCCAACTAAAGTAGTTGCTGCTAATCCAAGAGCATTTCCAGGTACATTAATAATTTGAGCAATTGACATTCCTATAGCATTTGACGCAATAGATGCAGTTCCCATAGTAACTATAAATACTTGTACAATTAATTTTCCAGCATTAAAGATAACTTGCTCCATACCAGCTGGAATCCCTATATTAAATATATCTTTTTGTATTTTTATATTAAACGTAAATGGGATAAATCTTTTTATTTGTATTATCTTGCTACCTCTAAATAACACAAAACTTATAATTATTGTTCCAATCACTCTTGCTATAGCTATAGCAAGCGATGCTCCCATTATACCAAATGAAGGTATATTCAATATACCAATTCCATATATCAGTATATATCCTAAAATTATATTTATTACATTCATAAACATTGTAATATACATTGGGGTTTTTGTATCACCGCACCCCCTTAATATTCCATTTGCAATTTGCTCTATAGCTATAAATGGATATGTAAATAAGGTGAATTCTAAATAAAACTTTGCATTAGATTTAACTAGTTCCTCTGCTGATCCGTATAAAAAATTAATTACTGGTACACGAAAAATCCACAAAAATAATGTTATTATAGTTGATACTATAATTCCTGATACAATAGCTTGTTTAGCTGTTTCATTAGCTTTTTTTACTTCTTCTTGTCCTATTTGCTGTGCCACTACCACTGTAGCACCAACTGATAATGCTGCAAAAAATGATATAAACAAATTATTTATGGAGTCTACCATACCAATGGCTGACACAGCTTCCTCTGAAATATGTCCGGCCATCATTGTATTACATACTCCAAGTAACATAACAAAGGTCTGCTCAACCATTATAGGTATAGCTAACTTTAAAACATTTTTTCTTATTAACATCATATCGTCCCCGCTTCTCCATTAATTCCCACACATAAAATTAATTATATAGTATTAGGTAATAAAATGCTTGGTCTAATATATTTTTAATATAAAAATTTATTGTTCACGTTAAACTTTACAACAAAACAATCATAAAAGCTATATTCTTTTTCCAAATGTTACGTTTATAATTTGATTATAGGTATTTCTTCAGTCTAAGTAGTTACTCTATTCTAGCTTGTTCTCAACTTGATTGAGGAACATACAAGAATATGTGCACCTTCTGCTAATAGAAATCCACAGCCGAATTATATATCAACCCAGAAAAAGAATATAACTTCTTTCTGTAAATTGTCATATAAGTGTAAATTATTTATTAATTAATATTCTTTTATCTTCAACCTCATTTTTTATTAATTTACTTCCAACTTTAGTAATTACTCCTTTTGAATAAGGTTGTATTACAGCACCTTCATATTTTATACTTGAATTCCCCATTATTTCAGTAACAGTACTATTT
This genomic interval carries:
- a CDS encoding phosphodiester glycosidase family protein; translated protein: MSRELRVKKRKRNRKKKKMKFRPGILLLEILYIFVLCGVTAPIILFFGPYENTRKVLVSTLLATRHSYLLTNLLSQDTINKMLGENNDVPTSAQQTSQNTTEDLSKIQVKYKVGNDITKYKIHTTRYDGYALEIKNPLKIKVAMTKYLGKLGQKTSEMAMEHNAVAAINGGSFVDKSSDGVEYAGTGGEPGGFVISGGQLVYPKSGYNDKTIENVIAFTKGGTLIVGDHSLSELKKLDVQEAMCFRKPNIIINGVRQIKDKTTEGFNPRTAVGQKADGTVIFLALDGRKVLTPGASLYDVQEIMMERGAINAGALDGGYSTTMYYKGDVINSPNAWDGERSVATAFYVEG
- a CDS encoding MATE family efflux transporter, with product MLIRKNVLKLAIPIMVEQTFVMLLGVCNTMMAGHISEEAVSAIGMVDSINNLFISFFAALSVGATVVVAQQIGQEEVKKANETAKQAIVSGIIVSTIITLFLWIFRVPVINFLYGSAEELVKSNAKFYLEFTLFTYPFIAIEQIANGILRGCGDTKTPMYITMFMNVINIILGYILIYGIGILNIPSFGIMGASLAIAIARVIGTIIISFVLFRGSKIIQIKRFIPFTFNIKIQKDIFNIGIPAGMEQVIFNAGKLIVQVFIVTMGTASIASNAIGMSIAQIINVPGNALGLAATTLVGQYVGRNDIKGAKSTLIYLVKFATVCLVSVGLLFIPIAGWLASLYTKDSQVINLTSKLIISNSIALTVWPISFVLSAGLKGAGDTRYTMMTAFIGMWVFRIAVGYFVGIVCKVGVLGVWIGMYSDWAIRGVMYCFRLNGEKWIEHRISSD